Proteins co-encoded in one Dama dama isolate Ldn47 chromosome 2, ASM3311817v1, whole genome shotgun sequence genomic window:
- the LOC133068138 gene encoding putative olfactory receptor 8G3 produces MDPRNHTSVTEFILAGLTEQPQLQLPLFLLFLGIYVVTVVGNLGMITLIGLSPHLKTPMYYFLSNLSLIDLCQSTVITPKMLVNFVTEKNNISYPECMTQLYFFLLFIIAESYILAEMAYDRYVAICNPLLYNAIMSYYRCFQLTAAVYILCIIQSTFHTCLMLRLYFCKANIINHYFCDVFPLMELSCSSIYFNELLALVCSSFNALIPALTVLISYIYILYKIFHIHSTEGRSKAFSTCSSHILAVAAFYGSAAFMYLQPSSVSPMDQGKVSSVLYTCIVPMLNPLIYSLRNKDVKLALNKILDLGKYR; encoded by the coding sequence ATGGACCCTAGAAACCACACCTCAGTGACTGAGTTCATCCTCGCTGGGCTCACAGAACAGCCACAACTCCAGTTGCcacttttcctcctcttcctagGAATCTATGTGGTCACGGTGGTAGGGAATCTGGGCATGATCACACTGATTGGGCTCAGTCCTCACCTGAAAACCCCCATGTACTATTTCCTCAGCAACTTGTCCCTTATTGATCTCTGTCAATCCACTGTCATTACCCCCAAAATGCTGGTGAACTTTGtgacagagaaaaataacatcTCCTATCCTGAATGTATGACTCAgctctatttctttcttctttttattattgcaGAGAGCTATATATTGGCTGAAATGGCATATGACCGCTATGTTGCCATCTGTAACCCCTTGCTTTATAATGCTATCATGTCTTATTATAGGTGCTTCCAGCTCACAGCAGCAGTTTATATCTTGTGCATCATTCAATCGACATTCCATACTTGCCTTATGTTGAGACTCTATTTCTGCAAGGCCAATATTATTAACCATTATTTCTGTGATGTTTTTCCACTCATGGAGCTATCCTGTTCTAGTATCTATTTCAACGAGTTATTGGCTCTAGTCTGCAGTTCTTTCAATGCCCTGATTCCTGCCTTGACTGTTCTTATCTCCTACATCTATATCCTCTACAAAATCTTCCACATCCACTCCACGGAGGGCAGGTCCAAAGCCTTCAGCACTTGCAGttcccatatcttggctgttgctGCTTTCTATGGATCTGCAGCATTCATGTACCTGCAGCCATCATCTGTGAGCCCCATGGACCAAGGGAAAGTGTCCTCTGTGCTTTATACCTGCATTGTTCCCATGCTGAATCCTTTGATCTACAGTTTGCGAAATAAGGACGTCAAATTGGCCCTGAACAAAATTCTGGACCTTGGAAAATATAGATGA
- the LOC133066773 gene encoding olfactory receptor 10D1B-like gives MRNASLVTEFILLGIPHTEDLQTMLFVLFLSFYIFTLMGNLLILLAIVSSARLHTPMYFFLCKLSVCDIFFPSVSSPKMLFYLSGNSRAISYAGCVSQLFFYHFLGCTECFLYTVMAYDRFVAICYPLRYTIIMSHRVCAILAMGTSFFGCIQAIFLTTLTFQLPYCGPNEVDYYFCDIPVMLKLACADTSALEMVGFISVGLMPLSCFLLILTSYSCIVYSILQIRSTEGQRRAFSTCSAHLTAILLSFMPVVLIYLQPTPNPWLNATVQVLNNLVTPMLNPLIYSLRNKEVKYSLRKVLEEMALIHEK, from the coding sequence ATGAGGAACGCCTCACTGGTGACTGAGTTTATTCTGCTGGGCATCCCGCACACAGAGGACCTACAGACCATGCTCTTTGTCCTGTTTCTGTCCTTCTACATCTTCACCCTTATGGGGAACCTGCTCATCCTACTGGCGATTGTCTCCTCCGCTCGGCTGCAcactcccatgtacttcttcctgtgTAAACTGTCTGTGTGTGacatattttttccctctgtgaGTTCCCCCAAGATGCTCTTCTACCTCTCAGGGAACAGCCGAGCCATCTCCTACGCAGGCTGCGTGTCCCAGCTCTTCTTCTACCACTTCCTGGGTTGTACCGAATGTTTCCTGTACACGGTAATGGCCTATGATCGCTTTGTTGCCATATGTTACCCTCTGCGCTACACAATAATCATGAGTCACAGAGTGTGTGCCATCCTGGCCATGGGCACCTCGTTTTTTGGGTGCATTCAGGCCATCTTTCTAACTACACTCACCTTCCAGTTGCCCTACTGTGGCCCCAATGAGGTGGACTATTACTTCTGCGATATCCCAGTGATGCTAAAGCTGGCTTGTGCAGACACCTCGGCACTAGAGATGGTGGGGTTCATCAGTGTGGGTCTCATGCCCCTCAGCTGCTTCCTTCTCATCCTCACTTCCTACAGCTGCATCGTTTACTCCATTCTTCAAATCCGATCAACCGAAGGCCAACGGCGTGCCTTCTCCACCTGCAGCGCCCACCTCACTGCCATCCTCCTCTCCTTTATGCCAGTGGTTCTCATCTACCTGCAGCCCACCCCTAACCCCTGGCTTAATGCAACTGTTCAGGTCCTGAATAACCTTGTCACCCCCATGCTAAACCCCTTGATCTACAGTTTGAGAAATAAGGAAGTGAAATATTCTCTGAGGAAGGTGCTAGAGGAGATGGCCCTCATTCATGAGAAGTGA